In Anomaloglossus baeobatrachus isolate aAnoBae1 chromosome 10, aAnoBae1.hap1, whole genome shotgun sequence, the genomic window ATGACGCGAAAGCAATGCCACAATATATACACGATGCCGGCAGTAAAGCGGGTGAGTGCAGACTGAACGGGCAGGAGGAAGGAGTCACCCTCCTGTAACTGCTGAAAAGCCCGCAAGACGGCAGAGAGCAGCTGCTGCTGGTAGACTGGCTGCCCGTCGTGAAGAACCGAGATGCCTTGCTCCACAGGGGCACAGTCTAGAAAGGCTGAAGACCACTGTCTTTGGTGAAGATCCTCGAAGACTGAATATACCCCACAAACCAGTACATGATGCCCCTCCTGTGCCAGCTCCAACAAGGACAAGACTACATCTCCTGGCGGCTGGAGGAGGCAGGAAGGGCACAAGAACATGGCCAGGGAGGAGATTGGCCCTCCTGCACAACAACCCTGGATGGTTTCATTATACTTATTCAGCAGGTCACAGTCACAGAAGGAGGAGCTCTGGATCCTGGAGAGCGGCTGGCCCTGGAGGAAGGACCACTCCTGGGGTCTCAGCTCATTGCTGGTGCCTTCCAGGAAGCAGCCACTGCCCAGGTTACCAGCCGCATGGTCCTCCAGGACAGAGCTGAAGTAGCCCTGAGCCACCTTCTCCGACCAGGTCAGGGCTTCCCGTTGCTTCCTCTCATTGTAGGTATCTGTGCGGCGGTTACGAGATCCCGCCCATTGCGCATTGAAGCTGCAGCCGAGCCGCGACTTCCGGACCAACCAATGTTTCCTGGGAATGTATTTGATGTGGAACCTCTGCATGTAATAGGAGACAGCAGACTCGCGCAGAACATCCAGGTGCAGCTTCTCCTCCGGACCCAGATGTGAGAAAAGGTTCAGGTTCTCCAGGATGGTTTGTGTCTGGTGCTTATAGAAGTAAGTGCAGCAATCATGGTGGCACTGCAGGAAGGTCTCCGGGAGGGAGTGCTGAGGAAACAAGGATCGCACTCCCACCGCTGCCCCCAAATGAGCGGTCATTATCTTAAGATGCCCATGGATGGTCTCTTTACCCATATAGCCCAAGCACACCACGTACACCTCAGAGTTGCCTGCCTTGCTGGTGCCAGGTTTTACGACGTGGACAGTCTGGAAACAGCAGTTAAGAAGATACATGAGGTTAATAGAAGAATGCTGAAACAACGTGAACATCTTCAAAACAAAGGATCCTCCAAGGCCGAGGGTGGCCAGACAGGTGACCACCTCACAGTAATGTAGAGGGTAGACCAGCGGCTCCTGCTCTCCAGGGTTTCCCTGACAGTCAAAACTGCCATCGGCTGTGACCAAGTGCACAGGGGACATGTTACTGATGAACCGCTGTAACCCCTCCAAGTACCGGATAGTCATGATGTCTCCAGTGTTGTCTGGGCCAAAGTACCACCAGGGTAAGGTGTTGGCAATCAGCCGGTCATCTGCAATCATCACCAGACCATCGTTGGACTCGTGGTATGGGTTTAGCGTGTTGGCCACCCAGCTCCAGTCACAACGCTCAACATGGGTTTTCATGTAGTGGTTGAGACTGGAAATGAAGGCTCCGGGTGCCTCACACAAGTGTAGGGTGTTCAGTTCATAGCGATACAGCGCTTCGCTGGGCAGCAGCTGGTAGGAGCATAAAATCTCATGAAACTTGCACCAGGCCTGAGTGCAGAGCTCCGCGTTGGCCTGTCTCCGCACTTCTGGTACGATTCTCCCA contains:
- the CMTR2 gene encoding cap-specific mRNA (nucleoside-2'-O-)-methyltransferase 2, with product MSSCGSPAEIQSLFDKRFTYKKKEDWHLPAASEILSSDHKEFSHFLNLKESLNEVKNLLSDKKLDAWHRHTSTTNKAGRIVPEVRRQANAELCTQAWCKFHEILCSYQLLPSEALYRYELNTLHLCEAPGAFISSLNHYMKTHVERCDWSWVANTLNPYHESNDGLVMIADDRLIANTLPWWYFGPDNTGDIMTIRYLEGLQRFISNMSPVHLVTADGSFDCQGNPGEQEPLVYPLHYCEVVTCLATLGLGGSFVLKMFTLFQHSSINLMYLLNCCFQTVHVVKPGTSKAGNSEVYVVCLGYMGKETIHGHLKIMTAHLGAAVGVRSLFPQHSLPETFLQCHHDCCTYFYKHQTQTILENLNLFSHLGPEEKLHLDVLRESAVSYYMQRFHIKYIPRKHWLVRKSRLGCSFNAQWAGSRNRRTDTYNERKQREALTWSEKVAQGYFSSVLEDHAAGNLGSGCFLEGTSNELRPQEWSFLQGQPLSRIQSSSFCDCDLLNKYNETIQGCCAGGPISSLAMFLCPSCLLQPPGDVVLSLLELAQEGHHVLVCGVYSVFEDLHQRQWSSAFLDCAPVEQGISVLHDGQPVYQQQLLSAVLRAFQQLQEGDSFLLPVQSALTRFTAGIVYILWHCFRVISFSCPTSHLTHGTSAVLLCCGYQPIPSPVLQCLQQLQQLVDQLVSSGCAQQVLEFIPMEELLQGHILGFLWAVNGAIISRSLHVIGRREYEKTLPSSSLLAPERPASEKGAQSSD